The Methylomonas montana genome has a window encoding:
- a CDS encoding DUF3150 domain-containing protein, whose product MSHETQVLLDRVVLVKVEANIYGARKKLKKEDLVLADGSKLPPEDLASLGSKRLLDPDKLTVFNRLKKEAERICLRVGTRFLGGFAVPVESAASITVELERIGLDFAAAKTEFIAGYDAAVTDWVVRHPEFAGIIEQAVDSVEFVSTRLSFDFLVVSVGLPDRLPPADVARLESKIGSLSEQMFYEISVEANQLIEQSLLGKEQVTRNALRPIRRMRDKLDGLGFLDHRVAPVVATIDDLLARIPNKGAIEGGILQEILATAMLLSDPDKTRRHGEGLLATQLPVVDETEVVIEYAESEPPAVLVVPTAPTPVIAESAADSPDFTDLFDGIFDDELEAETVTTSDDWALDILLEKCQTDLKTGNDTDESNSSEHSAEPATVTAGDDKEADDSDQDYWF is encoded by the coding sequence ATGTCTCATGAAACGCAAGTGTTATTAGACCGCGTGGTCTTGGTGAAAGTCGAAGCCAATATCTACGGCGCCCGCAAGAAACTGAAAAAAGAAGACCTGGTGCTGGCCGATGGCAGCAAATTGCCACCGGAGGACTTAGCTAGCCTGGGTTCAAAGCGTTTGCTCGATCCCGATAAGCTGACGGTGTTTAACCGTCTGAAGAAGGAGGCCGAACGCATTTGCTTGCGCGTCGGCACCCGCTTTCTGGGTGGCTTTGCCGTGCCGGTTGAATCGGCCGCCAGTATTACCGTGGAACTTGAGCGTATCGGGCTGGATTTTGCTGCGGCTAAAACCGAGTTTATTGCCGGTTACGATGCGGCGGTGACTGACTGGGTGGTTCGCCATCCGGAATTTGCCGGCATTATCGAGCAAGCGGTGGATTCAGTGGAATTCGTCTCGACGCGGTTGTCGTTTGATTTTCTGGTGGTCAGCGTCGGTTTACCCGATCGCTTGCCGCCGGCGGATGTCGCACGACTGGAAAGCAAAATCGGGTCACTCAGTGAGCAGATGTTCTACGAAATCTCCGTGGAAGCCAATCAACTCATCGAGCAATCGTTGCTGGGCAAGGAGCAAGTGACGCGTAATGCGTTACGGCCGATTCGCCGCATGCGCGACAAACTCGATGGTTTGGGCTTCCTGGATCATCGCGTGGCACCAGTAGTCGCCACCATTGACGATCTACTGGCTAGAATCCCCAATAAAGGCGCCATTGAAGGCGGCATTTTGCAGGAGATTCTGGCTACGGCGATGCTGTTGTCCGATCCGGATAAAACCCGGCGGCACGGTGAAGGCTTGTTGGCGACTCAACTGCCCGTTGTTGATGAGACTGAAGTAGTCATCGAATACGCGGAGTCCGAGCCACCAGCAGTACTCGTCGTACCAACAGCGCCGACACCCGTCATCGCTGAAAGCGCTGCAGACAGCCCCGATTTTACTGATCTGTTTGACGGCATCTTTGATGATGAACTCGAAGCGGAAACAGTGACAACATCGGATGACTGGGCGCTGGATATATTGCTGGAGAAATGTCAGACCGATCTAAAAACCGGTAACGATACCGATGAATCCAACTCTTCTGAGCATTCAGCAGAACCGGCAACGGTGACGGCGGGAGACGATAAGGAGGCGGACGATTCCGACCAGGATTACTGGTTCTGA
- a CDS encoding AAA family ATPase, giving the protein MYQFYSIADTFGIPAPASMKVEGFTPGQNAYVPTQKPYVFRKDHLRDVLAFLGAHNGDGLYLTGPTGSGKTSLLEQVAARLNWGVHSVTGHGRLELNDLLGQYMLVDGGAMKWIDGPLTLAVRLGHVLLINEIDAIDPAELIGLNEIVEGKPLTIPQTGDVITPHPKFRLVATGNSAGSGDQSGLYQGVLRQNLAFLDRFRLMEVGYPEPEDEMKLLADVVPSMPETVRESMIKVANQIRKVFIGGADGGGMLSVTLSTRGLVRWASLVATFKSAPNALAYSLDRALTFRAEPAEREAIHRIAKDVFGDDWTA; this is encoded by the coding sequence ATGTATCAATTTTATTCCATCGCCGACACCTTCGGCATTCCGGCCCCGGCCTCTATGAAAGTGGAAGGCTTTACACCCGGACAAAACGCCTATGTGCCGACGCAAAAGCCCTATGTGTTTCGTAAGGATCACCTGCGCGATGTGTTGGCGTTTTTAGGTGCCCACAACGGCGACGGCTTATACCTGACGGGTCCCACCGGTTCCGGTAAAACCTCGTTGTTGGAGCAAGTTGCGGCGCGTCTTAATTGGGGTGTGCATTCGGTCACCGGTCACGGTCGACTGGAACTCAACGATCTGCTGGGCCAGTACATGCTGGTCGATGGCGGCGCGATGAAGTGGATCGACGGTCCTTTGACCCTGGCAGTACGCCTGGGCCATGTGCTGTTGATTAACGAAATCGATGCCATCGACCCCGCAGAATTGATTGGCCTGAATGAAATCGTCGAAGGCAAGCCTTTGACGATCCCGCAGACCGGCGATGTGATTACACCACATCCCAAGTTTCGTTTGGTCGCCACCGGCAATAGTGCCGGCAGCGGCGATCAGTCGGGCTTGTATCAAGGTGTATTGCGTCAGAACCTGGCCTTCCTAGATAGGTTTCGCTTGATGGAGGTCGGTTATCCCGAGCCGGAAGACGAAATGAAACTGTTGGCCGATGTGGTGCCGAGCATGCCGGAAACGGTACGCGAAAGCATGATCAAGGTCGCCAATCAGATCCGCAAGGTGTTCATCGGCGGAGCAGATGGCGGCGGCATGTTATCGGTGACCTTATCGACGCGCGGTTTAGTGCGCTGGGCGTCATTGGTGGCCACCTTTAAAAGTGCGCCCAATGCCTTGGCCTATTCCTTGGATCGGGCCTTGACCTTCCGAGCCGAACCCGCCGAACGCGAAGCGATTCATCGCATCGCCAAAGATGTTTTTGGTGACGATTGGACGGCTTAA
- a CDS encoding YqaJ viral recombinase family nuclease — protein MKVVNVSQRSDAWRQWRSQGVSASEAAIVMNRSPYKTPWRLWAEKIGLVLEVSLDNNPLIRAGIQQEPEALQRFEDKHDLMLLPLCGESEQYPLMRASFDGLSDANEPVEIKCPHETTFLDVELNREASQAYQLYWCQVQQQLLVSEAQRGFLFFFHQGQDIEFEIQRDEHFLTDLIESAMDFWSAVKSKKEPIKDPERDLYLPKGHAEQQWQQLAASYRNRAVKIADLKAELATLEDSQAAIENTLVLLMGEYVAAEHSGLRISRFQSQGAIDYKAALQALQPDVQASALEVYRKPSATRVRVTCRDDDGKHAEVPFDAQALKDLAGVDFWF, from the coding sequence ATGAAAGTCGTCAACGTCTCCCAACGTAGCGACGCCTGGCGGCAATGGCGTTCACAAGGCGTCAGTGCCAGCGAAGCGGCCATTGTCATGAACCGCTCGCCGTACAAGACCCCGTGGAGGTTGTGGGCGGAGAAAATCGGCCTGGTGCTGGAAGTCAGTCTGGACAACAACCCGTTGATCCGCGCCGGTATCCAGCAAGAGCCCGAGGCTTTGCAACGCTTCGAGGACAAACACGATCTGATGTTGTTGCCGCTGTGCGGCGAGTCGGAACAGTATCCCTTGATGCGCGCCTCGTTCGACGGCTTGTCCGACGCGAATGAGCCCGTGGAAATCAAATGCCCGCACGAGACCACGTTTTTGGATGTGGAGTTGAATCGGGAAGCATCCCAGGCCTATCAACTGTATTGGTGCCAAGTCCAGCAACAATTGCTGGTGTCCGAAGCGCAACGCGGGTTTTTGTTTTTCTTCCATCAAGGCCAGGACATCGAGTTTGAAATTCAACGCGATGAGCACTTTCTCACGGATCTGATCGAGTCCGCGATGGATTTCTGGTCGGCGGTCAAATCGAAAAAGGAACCGATCAAGGATCCCGAACGCGATTTGTACTTGCCCAAAGGTCATGCGGAGCAGCAATGGCAGCAACTGGCGGCGAGTTATCGCAATCGTGCCGTGAAAATCGCGGATTTGAAAGCGGAGCTAGCAACCTTGGAGGATAGTCAGGCGGCCATTGAAAACACTTTGGTGTTGCTGATGGGCGAATACGTGGCTGCCGAACACTCGGGGTTGCGTATCAGCCGTTTTCAAAGCCAAGGCGCCATCGATTACAAGGCAGCACTCCAAGCCTTGCAACCGGATGTACAGGCCTCGGCGCTGGAAGTTTACCGAAAACCGTCTGCCACGCGAGTCCGTGTGACCTGCCGGGACGACGACGGTAAACACGCCGAAGTCCCGTTCGACGCGCAGGCCTTGAAAGACCTGGCTGGCGTGGACTTTTGGTTTTGA
- the bet gene encoding phage recombination protein Bet — translation MSQNNRNNSPKTRDLPMPVTAQQSYGLSEQSWKVLTEVTFPTAKTPEAILMALDYCKARKLDIFKKPVHIVPMWSAALGRNVETVWPSIMEIQTTASRTGVWAGMDRPVWGPDVTKTFTGRYKDDNEQWQESSVTVTFPEWVAVTVYRIVGGKRCAFTEEVYWLEAYSTAGGKNSQVPTAMWIKRPKGQLAKCGKAASLRAAFPEECGYAAEEMDGKTLDDLTDATVIDGEATVWEGDADDRFPESSEHTSQVINLSQIHPKVQKAVAELVRRTKAAGAWKAAYDYAHQKFKGIDLTFALAELDKVSQVEPKATQALEQTENTGMPPMSAKDMAMNQARQTLGHAA, via the coding sequence ATGAGCCAAAACAACCGCAACAACTCACCCAAAACCCGCGACCTGCCGATGCCGGTCACTGCGCAACAAAGCTATGGCCTATCGGAACAGTCCTGGAAAGTACTGACGGAAGTGACCTTCCCGACAGCCAAAACACCGGAAGCCATCCTGATGGCGCTGGATTATTGCAAGGCCCGCAAGCTCGATATCTTCAAAAAGCCGGTGCATATCGTGCCGATGTGGAGTGCCGCTTTAGGCCGCAATGTCGAAACCGTCTGGCCGTCCATCATGGAAATTCAGACCACCGCATCCCGAACCGGTGTTTGGGCCGGCATGGATAGGCCCGTCTGGGGTCCTGATGTCACCAAGACCTTTACCGGTCGCTATAAGGACGACAACGAGCAATGGCAGGAATCCAGTGTCACCGTGACCTTTCCCGAATGGGTGGCGGTTACTGTATACCGGATCGTCGGAGGGAAACGCTGCGCCTTTACCGAGGAAGTGTATTGGCTGGAAGCTTACAGCACGGCCGGCGGTAAAAACTCGCAAGTGCCGACCGCGATGTGGATCAAACGCCCCAAGGGGCAATTGGCCAAATGCGGTAAAGCAGCGTCACTCAGGGCAGCCTTTCCGGAGGAATGCGGTTATGCGGCCGAGGAAATGGATGGCAAAACGCTCGACGACCTCACCGACGCTACTGTAATTGATGGCGAAGCGACTGTGTGGGAAGGCGATGCAGACGATCGGTTTCCCGAATCATCCGAGCACACGTCTCAGGTGATCAACTTGTCGCAAATCCATCCCAAGGTGCAAAAGGCCGTAGCGGAATTGGTACGTCGTACCAAGGCGGCAGGTGCCTGGAAAGCAGCCTACGACTATGCCCACCAGAAGTTCAAAGGCATCGACCTGACCTTTGCGTTGGCCGAGTTGGACAAGGTATCGCAAGTTGAACCCAAGGCAACACAAGCCCTGGAACAAACCGAAAACACTGGCATGCCACCCATGTCCGCGAAAGACATGGCCATGAATCAGGCCCGTCAAACCCTGGGACACGCGGCGTAG
- the ssb gene encoding single-stranded DNA-binding protein, with amino-acid sequence MANRGVNKVILLGRLGADPDVRFMPNNGGKVVAIRLATSEIWNDPKNGKQERTEWHRVVFFKKLADTAEQYLHKGSQIYIEGRLRTQQWGQAGDKRYRTEIAAFELQMLDRPNASASASGSSSSPAAPEDADWEDDYSDMPMH; translated from the coding sequence ATGGCCAATCGCGGCGTGAACAAAGTCATCTTGCTGGGCCGGCTCGGCGCCGATCCGGATGTTCGCTTTATGCCCAATAACGGCGGCAAAGTCGTCGCCATCCGTTTGGCAACCAGCGAAATCTGGAACGATCCCAAAAACGGTAAACAGGAGCGGACCGAGTGGCATCGGGTGGTGTTTTTCAAAAAACTCGCTGATACCGCCGAACAGTATTTGCACAAAGGCAGTCAGATCTACATCGAAGGCCGTTTGCGTACCCAGCAATGGGGTCAAGCGGGCGATAAGCGCTACCGTACCGAAATCGCCGCCTTTGAATTGCAGATGCTGGATCGTCCCAATGCATCGGCATCCGCAAGCGGCTCGTCATCATCCCCAGCGGCGCCCGAAGATGCCGATTGGGAGGACGACTACAGCGATATGCCTATGCATTAA
- a CDS encoding DUF4007 family protein, protein MIPLRPDCYSFGRHETFPLRFGWLTKGYQAWLSTPGVFEDDDATVKLGVGKNMVSAIKYWLIATQMINCDRQSIVSSELGERIFSPNGWDPYLEDDATIWLLHWLISSNPAEATTPFWFFNRFHKPEFTMKELIDAQKYFVSEHLSAKVSEATLKHDVTLLVRMYQPTLNSKSVPSEEGLDSPVAMLGLMEMATGSKYHESKPEFRSVPVAIFAFSVAQVLVESGAPNLPIERLMHSDGVLAAPGSVFRLTEECLITKLEEMIAWYPGVFNLRESAGIHQLYLLKELEPISLLRRHYVGAH, encoded by the coding sequence ATGATTCCGCTGAGACCTGATTGCTACTCCTTCGGTCGCCACGAAACTTTTCCATTACGCTTTGGTTGGCTCACTAAGGGTTATCAAGCTTGGTTGTCTACGCCTGGCGTGTTTGAAGACGATGATGCTACAGTTAAGCTCGGTGTAGGGAAAAACATGGTTTCTGCGATTAAATATTGGCTTATCGCTACGCAGATGATTAACTGTGATCGCCAATCTATCGTGTCATCGGAACTAGGAGAACGTATCTTCTCCCCTAATGGATGGGATCCTTACCTTGAAGATGATGCAACAATTTGGCTTTTGCATTGGCTGATTTCTTCAAATCCTGCTGAAGCCACCACTCCATTCTGGTTTTTTAATCGTTTCCATAAGCCAGAGTTCACTATGAAGGAGCTCATAGATGCTCAGAAATATTTTGTCTCGGAACATCTTTCGGCTAAGGTTTCTGAAGCCACTCTCAAACATGACGTGACCTTGCTAGTTCGTATGTATCAACCCACGTTGAATTCAAAATCTGTTCCTTCAGAAGAAGGTTTAGATTCCCCTGTGGCTATGCTCGGATTAATGGAGATGGCTACAGGTTCGAAATATCATGAGTCCAAACCCGAATTCCGCTCAGTACCAGTGGCAATTTTTGCTTTTTCTGTTGCCCAAGTGCTTGTGGAATCAGGTGCACCCAATTTACCGATCGAGCGTCTCATGCATAGTGATGGCGTTCTTGCCGCACCTGGCTCTGTGTTTAGGCTCACGGAGGAATGTCTCATCACTAAACTTGAGGAGATGATTGCTTGGTATCCTGGTGTTTTCAACCTAAGAGAATCAGCGGGAATTCATCAGCTATATCTTCTCAAGGAACTCGAACCGATTAGTTTGTTACGTCGACACTATGTTGGAGCACACTAG